In the Streptomyces fradiae ATCC 10745 = DSM 40063 genome, one interval contains:
- a CDS encoding RNA polymerase-binding protein RbpA, with translation MASGNAIRGSRVGAGPMGEAERGESAPRLRISFWCSNGHETQPSFASDAQVPDTWDCPRCGFPAGQDRDNPPDPPRTEPYKTHLAYVRERRSDADGEAILAEALAKLRGEI, from the coding sequence GTGGCAAGTGGCAACGCGATCCGGGGGAGCCGGGTCGGGGCGGGGCCGATGGGGGAGGCGGAGCGCGGCGAATCCGCACCCAGGCTCCGCATCTCCTTCTGGTGCTCCAACGGGCACGAGACCCAGCCGAGCTTCGCCAGCGACGCACAGGTCCCGGACACCTGGGACTGCCCCCGGTGCGGCTTCCCGGCGGGCCAGGACCGGGACAACCCGCCGGACCCGCCCCGCACCGAGCCGTACAAGACGCACCTGGCGTACGTCCGCGAGCGGCGCAGCGACGCGGACGGCGAGGCGATCCTCGCCGAGGCACTGGCCAAACTGCGCGGCGAGATCTGA
- the secG gene encoding preprotein translocase subunit SecG: MGFSIALIVFSLLLMLLVLMHKGKGGGLSDMFGGGMQSSVGGSSVAERNLDRITVVVGLLWVACIVVVGLLIKFDG, from the coding sequence ATGGGGTTCTCGATCGCCCTGATCGTGTTCAGCCTGCTGCTGATGCTGCTGGTGCTGATGCACAAGGGGAAGGGCGGCGGTCTGTCCGACATGTTCGGCGGCGGCATGCAGTCCTCCGTCGGCGGCTCCTCGGTCGCCGAGCGGAACCTCGACCGCATCACCGTCGTCGTCGGCCTGCTGTGGGTCGCCTGCATCGTCGTGGTGGGCCTGCTCATCAAGTTCGACGGCTGA
- the tpiA gene encoding triose-phosphate isomerase — protein sequence MTTRTPLMAGNWKMNLNHLEAIAHVQKLAFALTDKDYDAVEVAVLPPFTDLRSVQTLVDGDKLKIKYGAQDLSAHDSGAYTGEISGAMLAKLKCAYVTVGHSERRQYHGETDTTCNEKVKAAFRHGLTPILCVGEGLDVRKAGDQVAYTLAQLDGGLKDIPAEQAATIVIAYEPVWAIGTGEVATPEDAQEVCGAVRGRLAEVYSQDVADKIRIQYGGSVKSGNIAAIMAQPDVDGALVGGASLDPEEFVKIVRFRDQ from the coding sequence GTGACCACCCGCACCCCGCTGATGGCGGGCAACTGGAAGATGAACCTCAACCACCTTGAGGCCATCGCCCACGTCCAGAAGCTCGCCTTCGCCCTCACCGACAAGGACTACGACGCCGTCGAGGTCGCCGTCCTGCCGCCCTTCACCGACCTGCGCTCCGTGCAGACCCTGGTGGACGGCGACAAGCTGAAGATCAAGTACGGCGCGCAGGACCTGTCGGCACACGACTCCGGCGCGTACACGGGCGAGATCTCCGGCGCCATGCTGGCCAAGCTGAAGTGCGCCTACGTCACCGTGGGCCACTCCGAGCGCCGCCAGTACCACGGCGAGACCGACACGACCTGCAACGAGAAGGTGAAGGCCGCCTTCCGGCACGGCCTGACCCCCATCCTGTGCGTCGGTGAGGGCCTCGACGTCCGCAAGGCCGGCGACCAGGTCGCCTACACCCTCGCCCAGCTCGACGGGGGCCTCAAGGACATCCCCGCCGAGCAGGCCGCGACGATCGTCATCGCCTACGAGCCGGTGTGGGCCATCGGCACCGGCGAGGTCGCCACCCCCGAGGACGCCCAGGAGGTGTGCGGCGCCGTCCGCGGCCGCCTCGCCGAGGTGTACTCCCAGGACGTGGCCGACAAGATCCGCATCCAGTACGGCGGCTCCGTGAAGTCCGGCAACATCGCCGCGATCATGGCGCAGCCCGACGTGGACGGCGCCCTCGTCGGCGGGGCCTCGCTGGACCCCGAGGAGTTCGTCAAGATCGTCCGCTTCCGCGACCAGTGA
- a CDS encoding phosphoglycerate kinase translates to MKTIDTLLTQGVDGKRVFVRADLNVPLDGTAITDDGRIRAVLPTIKALAEAGAKVVVASHLGRPKGAPDPAFSLRPAAARLSELLGAPVAFAGDTIGSEAHDAVGGLRAGQVAVLENLRFNAGETAKDDAERAEFAARLAALADVYVGDGFGAVHRKHASVFDLPKLLPAYAGHLIATELGVLRKLTDDVRRPYAVVLGGAKVSDKLGVIDHLLEKADRILIGGGMAYTFLKAKGHEVGRSLLQEDQVPAVLEYLARAEKRGVEFVLPVDVLVSGEFPDLKTKAPAHPATVDADAIPADQEGLDIGPKTCELYAAKLADAATVFWNGPMGVFEHPDYAKGTQAVAQALIDSPAFTVVGGGDSAAAVRTLGFDENAFGHISTGGGASLEYLEGKTLPGLAALED, encoded by the coding sequence ATGAAGACGATCGACACACTTCTCACGCAGGGGGTCGACGGCAAGCGGGTCTTCGTCCGCGCCGACCTCAACGTGCCGCTCGACGGCACCGCCATCACCGACGACGGCCGCATCCGCGCCGTCCTGCCCACCATCAAGGCCCTCGCCGAGGCCGGCGCCAAGGTCGTCGTCGCCTCCCACCTCGGCCGCCCCAAGGGCGCCCCCGACCCGGCCTTCTCGCTCCGCCCGGCCGCCGCGCGCCTCTCCGAGCTGCTCGGCGCGCCCGTCGCCTTCGCCGGCGACACGATCGGCAGCGAGGCCCACGACGCGGTGGGCGGCCTCCGGGCGGGCCAGGTCGCCGTCCTGGAGAACCTCCGGTTCAACGCGGGCGAGACCGCCAAGGACGACGCCGAGCGAGCCGAGTTCGCCGCCCGCCTCGCCGCGCTCGCCGACGTGTACGTGGGCGACGGCTTCGGCGCCGTGCACCGCAAGCACGCGTCCGTGTTCGACCTGCCCAAGCTGCTCCCCGCGTACGCCGGCCACCTCATCGCCACCGAGCTCGGCGTCCTCAGGAAGCTCACCGACGACGTCCGGCGCCCGTACGCGGTCGTCCTCGGCGGCGCCAAGGTCTCGGACAAGCTCGGCGTGATCGACCACCTGCTGGAGAAGGCCGACCGCATCCTGATCGGCGGCGGCATGGCGTACACCTTCCTCAAGGCCAAGGGCCACGAGGTCGGCCGCTCGCTGCTCCAGGAGGACCAGGTCCCGGCCGTCCTGGAGTACCTGGCCCGCGCGGAGAAGCGCGGCGTCGAGTTCGTCCTCCCGGTCGACGTGCTGGTCTCCGGCGAGTTCCCGGACCTGAAGACGAAGGCCCCGGCCCACCCGGCCACGGTCGACGCCGACGCGATCCCCGCCGACCAGGAGGGCCTCGACATCGGCCCGAAGACGTGCGAGCTGTACGCCGCGAAGCTCGCCGACGCCGCGACCGTCTTCTGGAACGGCCCGATGGGCGTCTTCGAGCACCCCGACTACGCCAAGGGCACCCAGGCCGTCGCCCAGGCGCTCATCGACTCCCCGGCCTTCACGGTCGTCGGCGGCGGGGACTCCGCCGCGGCGGTCCGGACCCTGGGCTTCGACGAGAACGCATTCGGCCACATCTCGACCGGCGGTGGCGCCAGCCTCGAATACCTCGAGGGCAAGACGCTTCCCGGCCTCGCCGCACTGGAGGACTGA